The following proteins are encoded in a genomic region of Falsibacillus albus:
- a CDS encoding energy-coupling factor transporter transmembrane component T family protein — MNRTFDFKETWLHKVNPSVKLIWLVALFIAVLFIQNPSFLLNFTFMLTVLLFCFSGHPAKRIWWITFPFLLISFSTATSMIFFGKGEELWFHWGLISITKESFYRGFHIGLRAFTFSVLGLLFSLTTRPVFLFYSLMQQLKLKPKYAYSFMAGIRLIPIMISEFQIIRSALKVRGVQKKSGLKGFYQTIKTYSVSLLSQSIRRAHRIAIAMEAKRFSAVQQRTYYYETTFSKFDILFVLSFLIILPIAYEIGMHLPYFPVTDVRG, encoded by the coding sequence ATGAATCGGACGTTTGACTTTAAGGAAACATGGCTCCATAAAGTAAATCCGAGCGTGAAGCTCATTTGGCTGGTTGCGTTGTTTATAGCGGTGCTTTTCATTCAAAATCCGAGCTTCCTGTTAAATTTCACGTTTATGCTTACGGTTCTTCTGTTTTGCTTTTCCGGCCATCCCGCTAAGCGGATTTGGTGGATTACCTTTCCTTTTCTGTTGATTTCATTTTCGACGGCCACTTCGATGATTTTTTTTGGTAAAGGTGAGGAGCTGTGGTTTCATTGGGGATTGATCAGCATCACTAAGGAAAGCTTTTATAGAGGTTTTCATATTGGATTGCGGGCCTTTACCTTTTCGGTGCTGGGACTGCTTTTCAGTTTGACGACAAGGCCGGTCTTCTTATTTTATTCATTGATGCAGCAGCTAAAACTAAAACCGAAATATGCATACAGCTTCATGGCAGGCATCCGCTTGATCCCAATCATGATCTCAGAATTTCAAATCATCCGCTCTGCCTTGAAGGTGCGGGGCGTACAAAAAAAGTCAGGATTGAAAGGATTCTACCAAACAATCAAAACGTATTCCGTCTCCCTGCTATCCCAGAGCATTCGCCGTGCGCACCGTATTGCCATCGCCATGGAAGCGAAGCGATTTTCGGCAGTGCAACAACGAACATATTATTATGAAACGACCTTTTCCAAATTCGATATTTTATTTGTTTTAAGCTTTCTCATCATCCTGCCGATCGCCTACGAGATTGGTATGCATCTTCCTTACTTCCCGGTCACGGATGTAAGGGGCTAA
- a CDS encoding ABC transporter ATP-binding protein encodes MSSMGELKKLRLKFPGDEKLLFKDLDLSFQQGEKVLIIGPSGCGKSTLLQVLSGIVPEFHEMPMKAEKVKCPESWGYIFQDPDAQFCMPYVDEELAFVLENLQVPREQMEARILELLRMVGLNLEDSHTEIQTLSGGMKQRLAIASALALEPDVLFLDEPTAMLDPEGTESIWETIKSVGGDKTLVIVEHKLDHVLDIVDRIVMFDENGHIQADGEPEIILSRYQTELTEQGIWHPEAWEDYLNNRSMETTEPMEEEILELREFRGFHGRKEGVYIEEAHIKKGEWIGIVGRNGAGKSTLLHSLMRLIPTSGHYWIKGRKASGIKRLADEVTFVFQNPEYQFVSHSVYEEIAYTLRVGGKEPAYIDQKVEEMLKMFHLSEVRMQHPYQLSMGQKRRLSVAAAVVDEPSIMLLDEPTFGQDARNTFAILEMIDYWRKRGTTILMVTHSPEIVDHFVTRVWEIEKGQLIRDEIKHEKGKEKVVVG; translated from the coding sequence ATGAGTTCAATGGGAGAATTGAAGAAGCTTCGGCTGAAATTCCCAGGGGATGAGAAGTTATTATTTAAAGATCTGGACCTTTCTTTTCAACAAGGGGAAAAGGTGTTGATCATCGGACCATCCGGATGCGGAAAGTCCACCTTGCTTCAGGTGCTTTCGGGCATCGTTCCCGAATTTCATGAAATGCCGATGAAGGCGGAGAAGGTAAAGTGCCCCGAATCATGGGGATATATCTTCCAAGATCCGGATGCTCAATTTTGTATGCCTTATGTGGATGAAGAATTGGCATTTGTCCTCGAAAACCTTCAAGTTCCCCGGGAACAGATGGAGGCTCGCATCCTTGAACTTTTAAGGATGGTCGGATTAAATCTGGAAGATTCACACACGGAAATCCAAACGCTGTCTGGGGGAATGAAGCAGAGGCTTGCCATAGCTTCTGCACTTGCCCTTGAGCCGGATGTCCTGTTTTTGGACGAACCGACGGCAATGCTGGACCCGGAAGGAACAGAAAGCATCTGGGAGACCATCAAGAGTGTTGGAGGGGACAAAACCTTGGTGATTGTCGAGCATAAGCTTGATCATGTGCTGGATATCGTCGATAGGATTGTCATGTTTGATGAAAATGGCCACATCCAAGCCGATGGAGAACCAGAGATCATTCTTTCCCGTTATCAAACAGAATTGACGGAACAAGGTATATGGCATCCGGAAGCCTGGGAGGACTATTTAAACAATCGATCTATGGAGACAACGGAACCGATGGAAGAAGAAATTCTTGAACTGAGGGAATTCCGGGGATTCCATGGGAGAAAAGAAGGTGTCTATATTGAAGAAGCACATATCAAAAAAGGTGAATGGATCGGGATCGTGGGCAGAAATGGAGCAGGGAAAAGCACGCTTCTCCACAGCTTGATGAGGTTGATTCCTACATCGGGACATTACTGGATAAAAGGAAGAAAAGCATCTGGAATCAAACGGCTGGCTGATGAAGTAACCTTTGTCTTTCAAAATCCGGAATATCAGTTTGTCAGCCATTCCGTCTATGAAGAGATTGCGTATACCTTACGAGTTGGTGGCAAAGAACCTGCATACATCGATCAGAAGGTTGAAGAGATGCTGAAGATGTTTCATCTATCTGAGGTGCGGATGCAGCATCCTTATCAGCTGTCCATGGGACAGAAAAGAAGATTGAGTGTCGCTGCGGCGGTCGTCGATGAGCCGAGCATCATGTTATTGGATGAACCGACTTTTGGACAGGATGCACGGAATACCTTTGCCATCCTTGAGATGATCGACTATTGGCGCAAACGAGGGACAACGATTTTGATGGTGACACACTCTCCGGAAATCGTGGACCATTTTGTCACAAGGGTCTGGGAAATTGAAAAGGGCCAATTGATCAGGGATGAGATCAAACATGAAAAAGGGAAGGAAAAGGTGGTGGTTGGATGA
- a CDS encoding ECF transporter S component, which yields MSNRLRLTDILVTVVVSIVFGLIYKVWGPLYSMVGTLGLHIDQLIYGMWFMAGTVAYLLIRKPGLALLAEIAAASGEFLTGSQWGLEVLIYGVIQGLLAELVFMMFRYKRYDILVVSLASIGSAIASIFMDMYKGYIGDLATWNLILYLAARLIGSVLISGVFAYYVVKALEKTGVTNMLRPISKSDYDMLDQ from the coding sequence ATGTCCAATCGACTTCGATTGACGGATATTTTAGTAACGGTAGTGGTTTCGATCGTCTTTGGTTTAATCTACAAAGTCTGGGGCCCGCTCTATAGCATGGTTGGCACGCTGGGGCTGCACATCGATCAGCTTATATATGGAATGTGGTTCATGGCAGGTACGGTGGCCTATCTGCTCATCCGAAAACCGGGGCTGGCGCTGTTGGCAGAAATCGCGGCTGCAAGCGGTGAATTCCTGACAGGGTCGCAATGGGGATTGGAAGTGTTGATTTATGGTGTCATCCAAGGCTTGCTCGCAGAGCTTGTCTTCATGATGTTCCGCTATAAAAGGTACGATATTCTGGTCGTGTCACTTGCATCAATCGGTTCGGCCATCGCCTCCATTTTCATGGATATGTACAAAGGATATATCGGCGATTTGGCGACGTGGAATTTGATCCTTTACTTGGCTGCCCGTCTGATCGGTTCCGTCTTAATATCCGGTGTCTTTGCCTACTATGTGGTGAAAGCACTTGAGAAGACAGGGGTTACCAATATGCTCCGTCCGATTTCAAAGAGCGACTATGACATGCTGGATCAATAA
- the tenA gene encoding thiaminase II, translating into MTFTQECRREANEVWEASFHHPFVKELGDGGLSLDRFRYYVMQDAYYLRHFAKVQAFGAAKAPDLHTTSRLAVHAQGTAEAELSLHEKFSALLGITAEEKEAFQPAPTAYAYTSHMYRAACLGGLGEIIAALLPCYWLYYEIGERLKDCRPEEPIYQEWIGTYGGEWFRALVEEQIERLDEIAEKSTEQQRQQMKELFMISSQYELRFWEMAYRHENWSDLSESMLKEEL; encoded by the coding sequence ATGACATTTACACAAGAATGCCGGCGGGAAGCCAACGAGGTATGGGAAGCGAGCTTTCATCATCCGTTTGTGAAGGAGCTTGGCGATGGAGGGTTGAGTCTTGATCGATTTCGCTATTATGTCATGCAGGATGCGTATTATTTAAGACATTTTGCCAAGGTTCAAGCATTTGGAGCAGCAAAAGCGCCTGATTTGCATACGACAAGCAGGCTGGCAGTCCATGCGCAAGGCACAGCCGAAGCAGAGCTGAGTCTGCACGAGAAATTTTCTGCATTGCTTGGAATCACAGCGGAAGAGAAAGAAGCATTCCAGCCTGCTCCGACTGCTTATGCCTATACATCTCATATGTATCGTGCTGCATGTCTTGGCGGGCTTGGTGAAATCATCGCAGCACTGTTACCTTGCTACTGGCTTTATTATGAGATCGGCGAAAGATTGAAGGATTGTCGTCCCGAAGAGCCGATCTATCAAGAGTGGATCGGAACTTACGGCGGCGAATGGTTCCGTGCGTTAGTGGAAGAACAGATAGAAAGACTGGATGAGATTGCTGAAAAGAGTACGGAACAGCAGAGACAACAAATGAAAGAGTTGTTCATGATCAGCAGCCAGTATGAGTTGAGATTTTGGGAAATGGCATATCGGCATGAAAACTGGTCAGATCTATCTGAATCCATGTTGAAGGAGGAATTGTAA